A stretch of the Dyella telluris genome encodes the following:
- a CDS encoding 2OG-Fe dioxygenase family protein, producing MKPLLTSLGALMDWPDFVDSWNHLAPDPYLAAKGRFRRRRHGTFSAPADGPVVAEPHQPHFQSLQYNTLQGDIQRWFEPIDAAIVHGDTLGTILRFCHQLFGHVAPATKRWHIEVHQFRIEASADAAGEPTPEGSHRDGVDYVLVLLVDRENIASGTTTIHTPEGRLLGDFTLTHALDAALIHDPVVYHGVTPVRPLVADLPAHRDVLVVTFKSADGGIG from the coding sequence ATGAAACCCTTGCTCACTTCGCTGGGCGCGCTGATGGACTGGCCCGACTTTGTCGACAGCTGGAATCACCTCGCGCCCGATCCGTATCTGGCGGCCAAGGGGCGGTTTCGCCGGCGGCGGCACGGAACGTTCTCTGCGCCGGCGGATGGCCCGGTTGTCGCCGAGCCGCATCAGCCGCACTTCCAGAGCCTGCAGTACAACACGCTGCAGGGGGACATCCAGCGCTGGTTCGAGCCGATCGATGCGGCCATCGTGCACGGCGACACCCTGGGCACTATCCTGCGCTTCTGCCATCAGCTGTTCGGGCACGTGGCGCCGGCCACCAAACGCTGGCACATCGAGGTGCATCAGTTCCGCATCGAAGCGAGCGCGGATGCGGCCGGTGAGCCGACGCCCGAGGGCAGCCATCGTGACGGTGTGGATTACGTGCTCGTGCTGCTGGTGGACCGCGAGAACATCGCCAGCGGTACCACCACCATCCACACGCCGGAGGGTCGCCTGCTCGGCGATTTCACGCTGACGCATGCGCTGGATGCGGCGCTGATCCACGATCCGGTGGTCTATCACGGCGTGACACCGGTAAGGCCGCTGGTGGCGGACCTGCCGGCCCATCGCGATGTGCTGGTGGTGACGTTCAAGTCAGCCGATGGCGGCATCGGCTGA